In Paraburkholderia caribensis, a single window of DNA contains:
- a CDS encoding cytochrome c1: MRKLLSTLALLGATVLALSAASVRAEGEFPLDRAPDNADNIASLQHGAQLFVNYCLNCHSANLMRYSRLQDIGISQKEIEKNLLFTTDKVGNTMTVAMRPDDAKAWFGATPPDLSVEARARNRDWLYTYLRSFYRDDTRPTGWNNMVYENVSMPHVLWELQGQRTAKFEDEIDEHTKEKVKKFVGYQQVTPGAMSPVDYDSAVADLVSYLSWMSEPTQKTRRQLGVWVLLFLGVLSFFAWRLNAAYWKDIK; encoded by the coding sequence ATGAGAAAACTGCTTTCGACGCTCGCGCTGCTCGGTGCAACCGTGCTGGCGCTATCCGCGGCGTCCGTTCGCGCGGAAGGCGAATTCCCGCTCGACCGTGCGCCCGACAACGCGGACAATATTGCTTCGTTGCAGCACGGCGCCCAATTGTTTGTAAACTACTGCCTGAATTGCCATAGTGCGAACCTGATGCGCTACAGCCGATTGCAAGATATCGGTATTTCGCAGAAGGAAATTGAAAAAAACCTGCTGTTCACGACAGATAAAGTCGGTAACACGATGACGGTCGCCATGCGCCCCGACGACGCGAAAGCGTGGTTCGGTGCGACGCCGCCCGATCTGTCGGTGGAAGCGCGGGCAAGAAACCGCGACTGGCTGTATACGTATTTGCGCAGTTTCTACCGCGACGACACACGGCCGACCGGCTGGAACAATATGGTGTACGAGAACGTGAGCATGCCTCACGTGCTGTGGGAGCTTCAGGGGCAAAGAACGGCGAAGTTCGAAGACGAAATCGACGAACACACGAAGGAAAAGGTCAAGAAATTCGTGGGATACCAGCAGGTCACGCCGGGGGCAATGTCGCCGGTAGATTATGATTCTGCTGTGGCCGACCTCGTGTCGTACCTGTCATGGATGTCCGAACCGACGCAGAAGACCCGTCGCCAGCTTGGCGTGTGGGTGCTGCTGTTCCTGGGCGTTCTGAGCTTTTTCGCCTGGCGACTGAACGCCGCGTACTGGAAAGATATCAAATAG
- a CDS encoding Do family serine endopeptidase, producing MLRRFWLFFAQAVTVLLALMFIIATLKPQWLQRQGQFGKQLAEPIVALREVAPGIGSGGNVQNSYADAAQKAMPAVVNVFSSKDGSLPPDPRAKDPLFRYFFGDKNKKQQEQPAANLGSGVIVSSEGYILTNQHVVDGADQIEIALADGRTTNAKVIGVDPETDLAVLKVNMTNLPTITLGRMDQTRVGDVVLAIGNPFGVGQTVTMGIVSALGRNHLGINTFENFIQTDAPINPGNSGGALVDVNGNLLGINTAIYSRSGGSLGIGFAIPVSTARSVLESIITTGTVTRGWIGVEPQDVTPEIAESFGLDQKSGAIVAGVLKGGPADKAGIKPGDILVSVNGQDITDTTRLLNVIAQIKPGTDAKVHLVRKNKEMDLNVMIGKRPPPPKQPSDEGDDDDGG from the coding sequence ATGCTCAGACGCTTTTGGCTGTTCTTCGCCCAGGCGGTGACCGTGCTGCTGGCGCTGATGTTCATCATTGCGACCCTCAAACCGCAATGGCTGCAGCGTCAAGGGCAGTTCGGCAAGCAACTGGCCGAGCCGATCGTCGCGCTCCGAGAAGTGGCACCCGGGATCGGCAGCGGGGGCAATGTCCAGAATTCCTACGCGGACGCGGCGCAAAAGGCGATGCCTGCCGTCGTCAACGTGTTCTCCAGCAAGGACGGCTCGCTTCCGCCCGACCCGCGCGCCAAAGATCCGCTGTTCCGCTACTTCTTCGGCGACAAGAACAAAAAGCAGCAAGAGCAACCCGCAGCCAATCTCGGCTCGGGCGTTATCGTGAGTTCGGAAGGTTACATTCTAACGAACCAGCACGTCGTGGACGGCGCCGATCAGATCGAAATCGCGCTCGCCGACGGACGCACGACGAACGCGAAGGTGATCGGCGTCGATCCCGAGACCGATCTTGCCGTGCTGAAGGTCAACATGACCAACCTTCCCACCATCACGCTCGGCCGCATGGACCAGACGCGCGTCGGCGATGTGGTGCTCGCGATCGGCAATCCGTTCGGCGTCGGGCAGACGGTGACGATGGGCATCGTCAGCGCGCTCGGCCGCAATCACCTCGGCATCAATACATTCGAAAACTTCATCCAGACCGACGCGCCGATCAATCCCGGCAACTCGGGTGGCGCGCTCGTCGACGTGAACGGTAACCTGCTCGGCATCAACACGGCGATCTACTCGCGCTCGGGCGGCTCGCTCGGCATCGGTTTCGCGATTCCCGTTTCAACGGCGCGCAGCGTGCTCGAAAGCATCATCACGACGGGCACCGTGACGCGCGGCTGGATCGGCGTCGAGCCGCAGGACGTGACGCCGGAGATCGCGGAATCGTTCGGGCTCGATCAGAAGTCGGGCGCGATCGTCGCGGGCGTACTCAAGGGCGGCCCCGCCGACAAGGCAGGCATCAAGCCCGGCGACATTCTGGTGTCGGTCAACGGCCAGGACATCACCGACACCACGCGTCTCCTGAACGTAATCGCGCAGATCAAGCCCGGCACCGACGCGAAGGTGCATCTGGTGCGCAAGAACAAGGAAATGGATCTGAACGTGATGATCGGCAAGCGCCCGCCGCCGCCGAAGCAGCCTTCGGACGAAGGCGATGACGACGATGGCGGTTGA
- a CDS encoding cytochrome b — MATTEKEVETTGLTGWIDRRFPMTATWKAHVSEYYAPKNFNFWYFFGSLALLVLVNQIVTGIFLTMNYKPDSLLAFASVEYIMREVPWGWLIRYMHSTGASMFFVVVYLHMFRGLLYGSYRKPRELVWIFGCAIFLCLMAEAFFGYLLPWGQMSYWGAQVIVNLFSAIPFIGPDLSLWIRGDYVVSDVTLNRFFAFHVIAIPLVLLGLVVAHIVALHEVGSNNPDGIEIKAKKDANGIPLDGIPFHPYYSVHDFMGVCVFLMVFAAIIFFAPEMGGYFLESNNFVPANPLQTPPEIAPVWYFTAFYAMLRATTDPFKIVLMIVIGLLGLFALIRARGKWKLGLPVLAVLVILAMAFTESKFWGVVVMGSAVVSLFFLPWLDRSPVKSIRYRPFFHKVFYGIFVLAFLTLAFLGTKPPSPAATLIAQICALIYFAFFLGMPFWTPLGKFKQPPERVRFKPH; from the coding sequence ATGGCGACGACCGAAAAAGAGGTAGAAACAACGGGACTCACGGGCTGGATCGATCGCCGCTTTCCGATGACGGCGACCTGGAAAGCGCATGTCTCCGAGTACTACGCGCCGAAGAACTTCAACTTCTGGTACTTCTTCGGCTCGCTGGCGCTGCTGGTGCTGGTCAATCAGATCGTCACGGGCATCTTCCTGACGATGAACTACAAGCCCGATTCGCTGCTCGCGTTCGCATCGGTCGAGTACATCATGCGCGAGGTGCCGTGGGGCTGGCTGATCCGCTATATGCACTCCACGGGCGCGTCGATGTTCTTCGTGGTCGTGTATCTGCATATGTTTCGCGGGCTGCTGTATGGGTCGTACCGCAAGCCACGCGAACTGGTGTGGATCTTCGGCTGCGCGATTTTCCTGTGCCTGATGGCCGAAGCGTTCTTCGGCTATCTGCTGCCGTGGGGCCAGATGTCGTACTGGGGCGCACAGGTCATCGTCAACCTGTTCTCGGCAATTCCGTTTATCGGCCCGGACCTGTCGCTGTGGATTCGCGGCGACTACGTCGTGTCCGACGTCACGCTGAACCGCTTCTTCGCGTTCCATGTGATCGCGATTCCGCTGGTGCTGCTCGGGCTGGTGGTGGCGCACATCGTCGCGCTGCATGAAGTGGGGTCGAACAACCCGGACGGCATCGAGATCAAGGCGAAGAAGGATGCGAACGGCATTCCGCTGGATGGCATTCCGTTCCACCCGTACTACTCGGTGCACGACTTCATGGGCGTGTGCGTGTTCCTGATGGTGTTCGCGGCGATCATCTTCTTCGCGCCGGAAATGGGCGGCTATTTCCTCGAGTCGAACAACTTTGTCCCGGCGAACCCGCTGCAAACGCCGCCGGAAATCGCACCTGTCTGGTACTTCACCGCGTTCTACGCGATGCTGCGCGCCACGACCGACCCGTTCAAGATCGTGCTGATGATCGTGATCGGCCTGCTCGGGCTGTTCGCGCTGATCCGGGCGCGCGGCAAGTGGAAGCTCGGCCTGCCCGTGCTCGCCGTTCTGGTAATCCTCGCGATGGCGTTCACGGAATCCAAGTTCTGGGGCGTCGTGGTGATGGGCAGCGCGGTGGTGTCGCTGTTCTTCCTGCCGTGGCTCGACCGGTCGCCGGTGAAATCGATCCGCTACCGGCCGTTCTTCCACAAGGTGTTTTACGGGATCTTCGTGCTGGCCTTCCTGACGCTCGCGTTCCTCGGAACCAAGCCGCCGTCTCCGGCAGCGACGCTGATTGCGCAGATCTGCGCGCTGATCTATTTCGCGTTTTTCCTCGGCATGCCGTTCTGGACGCCGCTTGGCAAGTTCAAGCAGCCGCCCGAACGAGTGCGGTTCAAACCCCACTAA
- the petA gene encoding ubiquinol-cytochrome c reductase iron-sulfur subunit: MRDKEDERVDGGRRSWLIATTVAGGIGGVATVVPFVSSFAPSEKAKAAGAPVEVDISNLKPGDMMTVAWRGKPVWIINRTDKQLADVQKADKEVADPESKNPFSMPEPDYTKNEFRSRPEHKNLFVAVAVCTHLGCTPTPRFQEGAQPNLPDDWPGGFLCPCHGSTYDMAGRVFKNKPAPQNLDIPPYMITGNTLVIGKDEKGEA, from the coding sequence ATGCGAGACAAGGAAGATGAACGCGTCGATGGCGGCCGCCGTTCCTGGCTGATTGCGACGACCGTAGCAGGTGGCATCGGAGGAGTCGCCACCGTCGTACCCTTTGTTAGTTCGTTTGCACCATCCGAAAAAGCCAAAGCGGCGGGAGCCCCCGTCGAAGTCGATATCTCCAACCTCAAGCCCGGCGACATGATGACGGTCGCATGGCGAGGCAAGCCCGTCTGGATCATCAATCGCACCGACAAGCAGTTGGCCGACGTCCAGAAGGCCGACAAGGAAGTCGCCGATCCGGAAAGCAAGAACCCGTTTTCGATGCCGGAGCCGGACTACACCAAGAACGAGTTTCGCTCGCGTCCCGAGCACAAGAATCTTTTCGTTGCTGTCGCGGTGTGCACTCATCTGGGCTGCACGCCGACTCCACGCTTTCAGGAAGGCGCGCAGCCCAATCTTCCCGATGACTGGCCGGGCGGTTTTCTCTGTCCCTGCCACGGCTCGACCTACGACATGGCCGGCCGCGTCTTCAAGAACAAACCTGCGCCGCAAAACCTCGACATCCCGCCTTACATGATCACCGGCAACACGCTCGTGATCGGCAAGGACGAGAAAGGAGAAGCGTAA
- the tatA gene encoding Sec-independent protein translocase subunit TatA, with translation MGSLSIWHWLIVLLIVALVFGTKKLRNIGTDLGGAVKGFKEGMKDGETPEGQQRDQLSRTNTVDVDAKEKAPHSGDSR, from the coding sequence ATGGGTTCGTTGAGTATTTGGCATTGGCTGATCGTTCTGCTGATCGTCGCACTGGTGTTCGGCACGAAGAAGCTGCGCAATATCGGCACTGATCTGGGCGGCGCGGTGAAGGGCTTCAAGGAAGGCATGAAGGACGGCGAAACGCCTGAAGGCCAGCAGCGCGACCAGCTTTCGCGCACCAACACCGTCGATGTCGACGCAAAGGAAAAGGCGCCGCATTCCGGCGATTCCCGCTAA
- a CDS encoding Nif3-like dinuclear metal center hexameric protein, which translates to MDRIELELYLNNLLETSRFKDYCPNGLQVEGRRKVEKIATGVTASLAFLEAALEWGADAVLVHHGYFWRNEAPQITGRKYQRLKALLANDLNLFAFHLPLDDHPLYGNNAQLGAKFGLIADGRFGDNDIGWMSTLPMPITLAHFTAEVEQTLGRTPLVFGDPDKSLRRVAWCTGAAQGYFDAAIDAGADVYLTGEISEPTVHTAAESGVAFISAGHHATERYGVQALGAHLSEQFELEHLFIDIHNPV; encoded by the coding sequence ATGGATCGGATCGAACTCGAATTGTACTTGAACAATCTCCTTGAAACTTCGCGGTTCAAGGACTATTGCCCCAATGGTCTGCAGGTCGAAGGGCGGCGCAAGGTCGAGAAAATCGCGACGGGCGTGACCGCGTCGCTGGCCTTTCTGGAGGCCGCGCTGGAGTGGGGCGCGGACGCCGTGCTGGTCCATCACGGCTACTTCTGGCGCAACGAGGCGCCGCAGATCACCGGCCGCAAATATCAGCGGCTCAAGGCGCTGCTCGCGAACGACCTGAATCTGTTCGCTTTTCATCTGCCGCTGGACGATCATCCGCTGTACGGCAACAACGCGCAGCTCGGCGCGAAGTTCGGTCTGATCGCCGACGGCCGTTTCGGCGACAACGACATCGGCTGGATGAGCACGTTGCCGATGCCGATCACGCTCGCGCATTTCACTGCAGAGGTCGAGCAGACCCTCGGCCGCACGCCGCTCGTATTCGGCGACCCGGACAAGAGCTTGCGCCGCGTCGCGTGGTGCACGGGCGCGGCACAGGGCTATTTCGACGCGGCGATCGACGCCGGCGCGGACGTCTATCTGACGGGGGAAATCTCCGAGCCGACCGTGCACACGGCGGCGGAAAGCGGTGTAGCGTTCATCTCGGCCGGTCATCACGCGACCGAGCGCTACGGCGTGCAGGCGCTGGGCGCGCATCTGTCCGAGCAGTTCGAGCTCGAACACCTTTTTATCGATATTCATAATCCAGTTTGA
- the tatB gene encoding Sec-independent protein translocase protein TatB, whose product MLDLGLTKMALIGVVALVVLGPERLPRVARTAGALFGRAQRYINDVKAEVTREIELDELRRMKTEFESAAHNVESTIHDNMRKHETELNEAWTQGTSVSPSIAGGATDSLMSATDGSATSTGGTSWRSTDAAASKRKNWRVKQAATPNWYKRATLRRTRVQSGAARVARHTPVSLRRPTRFF is encoded by the coding sequence ATGCTGGACCTCGGTTTAACCAAGATGGCGTTGATCGGCGTGGTCGCGCTGGTCGTGCTCGGCCCCGAACGCCTGCCGCGCGTGGCTCGCACGGCGGGCGCGCTGTTCGGCCGCGCGCAGCGCTATATCAACGACGTGAAGGCCGAAGTCACGCGTGAGATCGAACTCGACGAATTGCGTCGCATGAAGACCGAGTTCGAATCGGCGGCGCATAACGTCGAAAGCACGATTCACGACAACATGCGCAAGCACGAGACGGAACTGAACGAAGCGTGGACGCAGGGCACGTCGGTGTCGCCGAGTATTGCGGGCGGCGCGACCGACAGCCTGATGAGCGCGACCGACGGTTCCGCTACATCAACGGGCGGGACGTCGTGGCGCAGCACCGACGCCGCCGCTTCCAAACGCAAAAACTGGCGCGTGAAGCAGGCGGCCACGCCGAACTGGTACAAACGCGCGACGTTGCGGCGTACGCGTGTACAGTCGGGCGCCGCGCGCGTCGCACGCCATACGCCCGTCAGCCTGCGTCGGCCGACACGTTTTTTCTGA
- the tatC gene encoding twin-arginine translocase subunit TatC yields the protein MSDPQNQNEGTEETFISHLVELRDRIIRAGISVIVVFVGLVYWAPDIFRLLARPLMNNLPKDGKMIVTDVTGSFFVPMKVTMLVAFVIALPIVLYQIWAFVAPGLYQHEKKLVGPLVGSSYTLFLCGMAFAYFVVFPTIFRVMAHYNAPLGAEMTTDIDNYLSFVLTMFLAFGVTFEVPIVVVLLVRMNVLTIKKLKEIRPYVIVGAFVISAVVTPPDVFSQLILAIPLIVLYEAGIIAARLFVSKPVATAENEGGAAS from the coding sequence GTGAGCGACCCCCAAAACCAGAACGAAGGCACTGAAGAGACCTTCATCTCGCATCTCGTCGAACTGCGCGACCGCATCATCCGCGCGGGCATTTCGGTGATTGTCGTGTTCGTCGGGCTCGTCTACTGGGCGCCCGACATCTTCCGGCTGCTCGCGCGTCCGCTGATGAACAATCTGCCGAAGGACGGCAAGATGATCGTCACCGACGTCACCGGCTCGTTCTTCGTGCCGATGAAAGTGACGATGCTGGTCGCCTTCGTGATCGCGCTGCCAATCGTGCTGTATCAGATCTGGGCGTTCGTCGCGCCGGGTTTGTACCAGCACGAGAAGAAGCTGGTCGGTCCGCTGGTCGGCAGCAGCTATACGCTGTTTCTGTGCGGGATGGCGTTCGCGTATTTCGTCGTGTTTCCGACTATTTTCCGCGTGATGGCGCACTACAACGCGCCGCTTGGCGCGGAGATGACCACCGATATCGACAATTACCTGAGTTTCGTGCTGACGATGTTCCTCGCCTTCGGCGTGACGTTCGAAGTGCCGATCGTCGTCGTGCTGCTCGTACGCATGAACGTGCTGACGATCAAGAAGCTCAAGGAGATCCGGCCGTATGTGATCGTCGGCGCGTTCGTGATCTCGGCCGTGGTGACGCCGCCCGACGTGTTCTCGCAGCTCATTCTCGCGATCCCGCTGATCGTGCTGTACGAAGCGGGCATCATCGCGGCGCGGCTCTTCGTCAGCAAGCCGGTTGCCACGGCTGAAAACGAGGGCGGGGCGGCAAGCTGA